In Arthrobacter citreus, a single genomic region encodes these proteins:
- a CDS encoding nucleotide sugar dehydrogenase, giving the protein MKICTIGLGYIGLPTSAMFAKYGNEVVGVDINKSVIDKLNAGEIHIEEPGLGEVVKDVVNKGNFRASLQPEHADAFIIAVPTPNIEDEHKSCDLGFVLSAVKSTIPFLQKGNVLIVESTIAPRSMDDFVKPLVEEAGFKVGEDIFLVHCPERVLPGQIMDELINNNRIVGGITPACSEAGANVYRTFVKGEIIKTDAKTAEMSKLMENTFRDVNIALANELTKVCNSLDINVLDVIQMANKHPRVNIHSPGPGVGGHCLAVDPYFIVAKSPDLANIIKLSRDTNVSMPQYVVDSVKKLLVGIENPKVAVFGITYKGNVDDIRESPAMDIIDLLNNEEMNISIHDPHVHSNKIQLSSMEEAVEGAHLILVLTDHNEFKNMDFESISKQMENRMLFDTKNCVPPVNGGELAYVNFGNLYQYTNENVVEV; this is encoded by the coding sequence ATGAAAATATGTACAATTGGATTAGGATATATAGGATTACCAACTTCTGCCATGTTCGCTAAATATGGTAATGAAGTCGTAGGTGTGGATATTAATAAAAGTGTTATTGATAAATTAAATGCAGGGGAAATTCATATAGAAGAGCCTGGATTAGGTGAAGTTGTAAAAGATGTAGTTAATAAGGGGAACTTTAGAGCTTCATTACAACCTGAACACGCTGATGCATTCATTATTGCAGTACCGACTCCAAATATTGAAGATGAACATAAATCTTGTGATTTAGGCTTTGTATTATCAGCAGTTAAATCGACAATACCATTTTTACAAAAAGGTAATGTCTTAATTGTTGAATCAACAATTGCGCCAAGAAGTATGGATGATTTCGTTAAGCCACTTGTAGAGGAAGCTGGCTTTAAAGTGGGCGAAGATATTTTCCTAGTACATTGCCCAGAACGAGTTTTACCTGGACAAATTATGGATGAATTAATCAATAATAATCGAATTGTTGGTGGAATTACACCAGCATGTTCAGAAGCTGGAGCGAATGTATATCGCACTTTCGTAAAAGGCGAAATTATTAAAACAGATGCAAAAACAGCAGAAATGTCCAAATTAATGGAGAATACATTTAGAGATGTAAATATTGCCCTTGCTAACGAATTAACAAAGGTTTGTAATTCATTAGACATTAACGTATTAGACGTGATTCAAATGGCTAATAAGCATCCTCGAGTAAATATTCATTCACCAGGTCCTGGTGTTGGTGGACATTGCTTAGCTGTTGACCCATATTTTATCGTTGCAAAATCACCAGATTTAGCAAATATTATCAAACTATCTCGTGACACAAATGTATCTATGCCACAATATGTAGTAGACAGTGTTAAAAAACTATTAGTAGGCATAGAAAATCCAAAAGTTGCAGTATTTGGAATTACTTATAAAGGTAACGTAGATGATATTCGTGAAAGTCCGGCAATGGATATCATTGATTTATTAAATAATGAAGAGATGAACATTTCAATTCATGATCCACATGTACACTCAAACAAGATTCAATTGAGTTCGATGGAGGAAGCAGTAGAAGGTGCTCACTTAATCTTAGTCTTAACGGATCATAATGAATTTAAGAATATGGACTTTGAATCAATCTCGAAACAAATGGAAAATAGAATGTTATTTGATACTAAAAACTGTGTTCCGCCAGTTAACGGTGGGGAGTTAGCGTATGTAAATTTTGGGAATTTATATCAGTATACAAATGAGAACGTGGTTGAGGTATGA